A genomic region of Bubalus kerabau isolate K-KA32 ecotype Philippines breed swamp buffalo chromosome 10, PCC_UOA_SB_1v2, whole genome shotgun sequence contains the following coding sequences:
- the LOC129620486 gene encoding olfactory receptor 5AU1 gives MEGANLSRGTEFELLGLTSDPWLQKLLFVVFLGMYTITLLGNLIMFLLIHVSTTLHTPMYSLLKSLSFLDFCYSSTVVPQTLVNFLAKRKVITYLGCVVQMFFYAGFATSECYLIAAMAYDRYAAVCNPLFYPIAMSPTVCASLIVGSYGAGFLNSLIHTSCIFSLKFCGTHVVTHFFCDGPPILSLSCVDTSLCEILLFIFAGFNLLSCILTILVSYLLILITILRMNSAQGRFKAFSTCASHFTAVCLFYGTTLFMYLRPRSSYSLTQDRTVAVIYTVVIPLLNPLIYSLRNKDVKEALRKVWERKIME, from the coding sequence ATGGAAGGGGCCAACCTGAGCCGAGGGACTGAGTTTGAGCTTTTGGGGCTCACCAGTGACCCCTGGCTCCAGAAGCTGCTCTTCGTGGTGTTCCTGGGCATGTACACTATCACACTGCTGGGGAATCTAATCATGTTTCTTCTGATCCATGTAAGTACCACGCTGCACACACCCATGTACTCCCTCCTGAAGAGCCTCTCCTTCTTGGATTTCTGCTACTCCTCCACGGTTGTCCCCCAGACTCTGGTGAACTTCTTGGCCAAGAGGAAGGTGATCACCTATCTTGGCTGTGTGGTTCAGATGTTTTTCTATGCGGGTTTTGCCACCAGTGAATGCTATCTCATTGCtgccatggcctatgaccgctatgcgGCTGTTTGTAACCCCCTGTTCTACCCAATTGCCATGTCTCCTACGGTCTGTGCCTCTCTGATTGTGGGATCCTATGGTGCAGGATTTCTTAATTCTCTGATCCACACAAGCTGTATTTTTAGTCTGAAATTCTGTGGTACTCACGTGGTCACTCACTTCTTCTGTGATGGACCACCCATCCTGTCTCTGTCTTGTGTGGACACCTCACTGTGTGAAATCTTGCTCTTCATTTTTGCTGGTTTCAACCTTTTGAGCTGTATCCTCACCATCTTGGTCTCCTACCTCTTAATTCTCATCACCATCCTGAGAATGAACTCAGCCCAGGGCAGATTCAAGGCCTTTTCCACCTGTGCTTCCCACTTCACTGCTGTGTGCCTCTTCTATGGCACAACACTTTTCATGTACCTGCGCCCCAGGTCCAGCTACTCCCTGACCCAAGACCGCACAgttgctgtgatctacacagtggTGATCCCACTGCTCAACCCCCTTATCTACTCTTTGAGAAACAAGGATGTGAAAGAAGCTTTAAGAAAGgtttgggaaagaaaaataatggaatGA